The region GTGCAGGGCCTCGACCATTGGCTCGATTGTCTCGTAGCTGTAGTCTCCCGACTGAGGGTTGTATCCCTCTGCAGAGCTCGGCTGGATTATCATGTCCGGGCATTTGTCCAGAATCGGCGCTAGAGTTTCAGTCAGGAGTTTCGTGTTGGACACAGACTCCCCTTTTTCGTCCCGGGTGTGCAGATGCGCCAAACATGCGCCTTCGGCATAGGATGCGATTGTTGCCTCTGCGATCTCCTTGGGACTGTATGGTTGGCTAGGGTTCTGCTTCCTGGAGAAGAGCGCGCCTGTCGGACACACAGTTATGAAGAGCGGTTTATCCATGGTGAGGTTCTTCTCTTGTCTCTCAACCATCTTCGCCCACGACAGCCCCTCGAATTCCTTGTCGGCCACGTTAATCACCAACCCTTCCTTGCAACGGATGGGCGAGGTAGGGTTTATGCCGACATAATCCTTGTCCTTGTCCATGAGCCCAGCGAGTGAGGTGAGGTCTTGCCAGAATACGATATTCTTGTTCGCGATTCTACCGTGATAGACGGCACTGGCAGGCCTTCCTTTCGCGCAGATGTTGGCGTAGTAGGCGAGATGATCTCTGCGGTCGGCCACGTCCAAGGGGATACGAAGCTGGAGATCGACGCAAAAGGGATGGTGCTCTGTCCGGGGTTCATCGATCCACACACCCACGGCGATATCGGCATCTTGAGGCATCCGCTCGCGGAGAACTTCGTGATGCAAGGGATTACTACCATAGTTGCCGGTCACTGCGGGGCATCGATGGCCCCATTGGTCGGGAACTGCCCCTCCGACCTCATAGATGCGAGTGACTGGTGGCAGGAGGTCGAGCCAGAATCAGAAAAGCCTCCAGTGCTGCTACCGCTGGACCGATACGGTGCCATTCTGAAGACGAAGCTGGGTTTTGCTGTCGATTGGACCAAGTTCGACGAGTTTCTGTCCAGAGTCGAGCAGATTAGAACCTCGGTGAACTTCGCCTCGTTCGTTGGCCACAACACATTGCGTGTTGCCGTCATGCGGGAAGAATTCAGGCGCGTCGCAAACAGCAAGGAAATCGATGAAATGAAGCAGCATGTGTCGGAGGCTCTTCAGGCCGGTGCTCTCGGCCTCTCGAGCACGACTGATCCTGGCCCAGGCGAATACGCGGATGTGAAGGAACTCGCAGAGCTTGCACGGGTGGTTGCAGATCATGGAGGGCTGTACGTCCCTCATACCAGGCATACGCAGAGCCAATGGCCTGCGGACTCACCCGACGAAATTGGCTACGGTATCTTTCACGGCCCGATGGAGGACGTATGGGTGGGACGATACCGGGGAGTCCAGGAGGCCATAGAAGTTGCCCGTAAGTCAGGGGTGTCGTTGCACATCGCCCATCTGTCGAACGTGTTCAAGATCCCACAGCCCCACCCGGATTACCTGGAGGAAGCCGCTGCAAGAGCCACCCTTGAAATCGTGGACGATGCCGTTCGCGAAGGACTCGATGTCACGTTCGACGTAGTCGCCTCTGCGAGCAGCATTTCTGCTGCGGCCCTTCTTCGAGAGGAGTTCAGCCAATGGATCGGGCAATCTGAAGGAGAAGGTCTTGCCGCTCGGGTGAGGTCGGCGGAATTCAGGAAGGAAGTCAAGAATGCTCATAGAATTGGAAGACTGAAGCTCGGTATGGTTCACACGAAAGCGGATCCATACTGGATGAACTGCTTCAGGATATTGAGATGCAGGAACCGCGAATTCGAGGGCAAGACAGTCGGGCAGATAGCCGCCGCCAGGGATCAGGATCCGATCGACGCGACTCTCGATATTCTTGCAGAAGACATCGACACGATTTGGGTACAGTTTCTCGACGACAGAGGGACCGAGACGGCCAACTCTGTTTTTCTCTCCCATCCCTCAGCCATGCCCTGCACCGATGCAGAAGTATACGGAGAGTTTAGGACAACGGACTCGATGCATCGGCCGCCGCCAACTGCCTATGGCATGTTTCCTCACTACATCAGGACCATGGTTCGGGAGAAGGGGATGCTGAGCATCGAGCATGCATTGATGAAGGCAACATACCTTCCGGCACGCAGGTTCGGATTGATGGACAGGGGGATTATCGAACCTGGTGCATACGCTGATAT is a window of Candidatus Thermoplasmatota archaeon DNA encoding:
- a CDS encoding amidohydrolase family protein encodes the protein MPEYDILVRDSTVIDGTGRPSFRADVGVVGEMISAVGHVQGDTKLEIDAKGMVLCPGFIDPHTHGDIGILRHPLAENFVMQGITTIVAGHCGASMAPLVGNCPSDLIDASDWWQEVEPESEKPPVLLPLDRYGAILKTKLGFAVDWTKFDEFLSRVEQIRTSVNFASFVGHNTLRVAVMREEFRRVANSKEIDEMKQHVSEALQAGALGLSSTTDPGPGEYADVKELAELARVVADHGGLYVPHTRHTQSQWPADSPDEIGYGIFHGPMEDVWVGRYRGVQEAIEVARKSGVSLHIAHLSNVFKIPQPHPDYLEEAAARATLEIVDDAVREGLDVTFDVVASASSISAAALLREEFSQWIGQSEGEGLAARVRSAEFRKEVKNAHRIGRLKLGMVHTKADPYWMNCFRILRCRNREFEGKTVGQIAAARDQDPIDATLDILAEDIDTIWVQFLDDRGTETANSVFLSHPSAMPCTDAEVYGEFRTTDSMHRPPPTAYGMFPHYIRTMVREKGMLSIEHALMKATYLPARRFGLMDRGIIEPGAYADIVLLDPNSIREVSDFMEPVRHPEGIELVVVNGKLVSRRQRQTEERPGKVLRYRTIRQRS